From Glycine soja cultivar W05 chromosome 4, ASM419377v2, whole genome shotgun sequence, the proteins below share one genomic window:
- the LOC114409697 gene encoding putative phospholipid-transporting ATPase 9 isoform X2 gives MRGGRRGKIKLQFSKIYSFACGKTIFKREHSKIGGHGHSRVVFCNEPDRFEGGIFNYADNSVRSTKYTVATFLPKSLFEQFRRVANFYFLVAGILAFTKLTPYTAVSAILPLSIIIGATMVKEGIEDWRRKKQDIEVNNRRVKLHEGDGIFKYTEWKNLRVGNIVKIMKDEFFPADLLLISSSYEDAVCYVETMNLDGETNLKIKQGLDVTSSLQEDFKFHDYRAVIKCEDPNANLYSFVGSMEFGEQKYPLSAQQLLLRDSKLRNTDYVFGAVIFTGHDTKVIQNSTDPPSKRSKIEKKMDKIIYFLFCVLFLIAFVGSILFGIATKGDLDNGLMKRWYLRPDSSTIFFDPKRAAAAAIFHFLTALMLYNFFIPISLYFSIEMVKVLQSIFINQDIHMYYEEADKPAIARTSNLNEELGQVDTILSDKTGTLTCNSMEFIKCSVAGVAYGRGVTEVEQAMGRSNGSPIFHEHINGLESKSNEIRDSLDRKEPIKGFNFTDERIMNGNWVNEPYADVIQKFFRLLAICHTAIPEVDEETGNVSYEAESPDEAAFVIAAREVGFKFYKRTQTCLSIYELDPVSGNEVERTYKLLNVIEFNSSRKRMSVIVKDEEGKIFLLCKGADSVMFERLANNGRKFEGKTVEHVREYADTDQETLIEEVSDKIERNLILLGATAVEDKLQNGVPDCIDKLAQAKIKIWVLTGDKMETAINIGFSCRLLRQGMKQIIIHLEIPDIQALEKVGDKMAIAKASRESVHHQISEAAQLLSASRGTCQTSALIIDGKSLTYALEDNMKNMFLELASHCASVICCRSSPKQKALVTRLVKYGTGKTTLAIGDGANDVGMLQEADVGIGISGVEGMQAVMSSDIAIAQFRYLERLLLVHGHWCYRRMSSMICYFFYKNITFGFTLFLYEVYASFSGQPAYNDWFLSLYSVFFSSLPVIALGVLDQDVSARYCLKFPILYQEGVQNVLFSWRLILSWMLNGFISATMIFFFCTKAIEPQAFNEEGRTAGRDMLAVTMYTCVVWVVNLQMALAIRYFTLIKHIFIWGSIAYWYLFLMVYGAMPPNISTNVYKVFIETLAPSPSFWIVTFFVAISTLIPYVSCSVIQMWFFPMYHQMVQWIRYERKTNGPE, from the exons ATGAGGGGTGGGAGGAGGGGTAAGATAAAGCTTCAGTTTAGCAAGATCTACTCATTTGCTTGTGGTAAAACAATCTTCAAGAGGGAACATTCAAAGATTGGGGGACATGGTCATTCCAGGGTGGTTTTCTGCAATGAACCAGATAGATTTGAGGGAGGGATTTTCAATTATGCTGATAATTCTGTTAGGTCCACAAAGTATACTGTTGCCACTTTCTTGCCCAAGTCACTGTTTGAGCAGTTTAGGAGGGTGGCTAATTTCTACTTCTTGGTGGCTGGCATCTTGGCCTTCACAAAGCTTACTCCTTATACTGCCGTCAGTGCTATCCTACCTCTGTCTATCATCATCGGGGCAACTATGGTGAAAGAGGGTATTGAAGATTGGCGCAGGAAAAAGCAG GACATCGAGGTGAACAATAGAAGAGTTAAGTTGCATGAAGGTGATGGCATTTTCAAATATACTGAATGGAAGAATCTGAGAGTAGGGAATATAGTAAAGATAATGAAGGATGAATTCTTCCCTGCTGACCTCCTACTGATTTCCTCCAGTTATGAGGATGCAGTTTGCTATGTTGAGACCATGAACTTGGATGGTGAGACAAACTTGAAGATAAAACAAGGGCTGGATGTAACTTCTTCCTTACAGGAGGACTTCAAATTCCATGATTATAGAGCCGTCATCAAATGTGAAGACCCAAATGCAAATTTGTATTCATTTGTTGGGAGCATGGAGTTTGGAGAGCAAAAATATCCTCTTTCTGCCCAACAACTTCTTCTGAGAGACTCTAAGCTTCGTAATACAGACTATGTGTTTGGAGCAGTCATCTTTACTGGTCATGACACAAAGGTTATCCAAAACTCCACTGATCCCCCTTCAAAAAGAAGCAAAATTGAGAAGAAGATGGATAAGATTATATActtcttgttttgtgttttatttCTAATTGCATTTGTTGGATCTATTCTCTTTGGCATTGCAACCAAAGGTGACCTTGACAATGGGTTAATGAAAAGATGGTATCTAAGACCAGATAgttccacaattttttttgatCCAAAAAGAGCAGCTGCAGCtgctatatttcattttttaacagCCTTGATGTTGTACAACTTCTTCATTCCTATCTCCTTGTATTTCTCAATAGAGATGGTCAAAGTCcttcagagcatcttcatcaatCAAGATATCCACATGTACTATGAAGAAGCTGACAAACCAGCCATTGCCCGTACTTCAAACTTGAATGAGGAACTTGGCCAAGTTGATACAATACTTTCCGATAAAACTGGAACTCTGACCTGCAACTCAATGGAGTTCATCAAATGTTCTGTTGCTGGGGTAGCTTATGGCCGTGGTGTGACAGAGGTCGAGCAAGCCATGGGTAGAAGTAATGGTTCACCTATTTTTCATGAGCATATTAATGGattagaatcaaaatcaaatgaaatcAGGGACTCTCTTGATAGAAAAGAACCTATCAAAGGTTTTAACTTTACAGATGAAAGGATAATGAATGGAAACTGGGTTAATGAGCCTTATGCAGATGTTATACAGAAATTTTTCCGCTTATTGGCAATTTGTCATACTGCCATACCAGAAGTGGATGAAGAAACAGGAAATGTCTCATATGAGGCTGAATCTCCAGATGAAGCAGCATTTGTAATTGCTGCAAGAGAAGTTGGTTTTAAATTCTACAAAAGGACTCAGACTTGTTTGTCAATATATGAGTTGGATCCAGTTTCTGGCAATGAAGTTGAAAG GACATACAAGCTTCTTAATGTTATAGAATTCAATAGCTCAAGGAAGCGAATGTCAGTGATAGTGAAAGATGAAGAAGGGAAAATTTTTCTACTCTGTAAAGGTGCTGACAG TGTCATGTTTGAAAGGCTTGCAAACAATGGGAGGAAGTTTGAAGGGAAAACTGTGGAACATGTGCGTGAATATGCTGACACAG ATCAGGAAACTCTGATTGAAGAAGTATCGGATAAGATTGAGAGGAATCTAATCCTTCTGGGTGCCACTGCTGTAGAGGACAAGCTCCAAAATGGG GTTCCTGATTGTATCGACAAGCTTGCCCAAGCTAAGATTAAGATTTGGGTTTTGACTGGGGATAAAATGGAGACTGCCATCAATATTGG TTTCTCTTGTCGCTTGCTTAGACAAGGAATGAAACAGATTATAATTCATTTGGAGATTCCAGATATTCAAGCATTAGAAAAGGTTGGAGACAAGATGGCTATTGCCaag GCATCAAGGGAAAGTGTGCATCATCAGATATCTGAAGCTGCTCAACTGCTTTCAGCATCCAGAGGGACCTGCCAGACATCTGCTCTGATAATTGATGGAAAATCACTTACTTATGCTCTAGAGGATAATATGAAGAACATGTTTCTAGAGCTTGCAAGTCATTGTGCGTCTGTTATCTGCTGTCGCTCATCGCCAAAGCAGAAGGCTCTG GTTACTAGACTGGTCAAATATGGAACTGGTAAAACAACATTAGCTATTGGTGATGGAGCTAATGATGTTGGAATGCTTCAAGAAGCAGATGTAGGGATTGGAATCAGTGGTGTCGAAGGAATGCAG GCCGTTATGTCTAGTGATATTGCAATTGCACAGTTCCGGTATTTGGAAAGATTACTTCTTGTACATGGACATTGGTGTTACCGGAGGATGTCATCAATG ATATGCTATTTTTTCTACAAGAATATCACATTTGGCTTCACTCTATTCTTGTATGAGGTGTATGCATCATTCTCCGGACAGCCTGCATATAATGACTGGTTTTTGTCTCTCTATAGTGTCTTCTTTTCATCACTTCCTGTGATTGCCCTTGGGGTCCTTGACCAGGATGTATCTGCCAGGTACTGTCTGAAG TTTCCTATTCTATACCAAGAAGGTGTGCAAAATGTCCTCTTTAGCTGGCGTCTGATACTTAGCTGGATGCTTAATGGATTTATTAGTGCCACAATGATATTCTTCTTCTGCACAAAAGCGATTGAGCCACAGGCCTTTAATGAGGAGGGAAGAACTGCTGGAAGGGATATGCTGGCCGTGACGATGTACACTTGTGTGGTCTGGGTTGTGAACTTGCAGATGGCGCTTGCTATACGTTACTTCACCTTgataaaacatattttcatcTGGGGTTCCATTGCTTACTGGTATCTTTTCCTCATGGTATATGGAGCAATGCCTCCAAACATTTCCACAAATGTTTACAAAGTCTTCATCGAAACTCTTGCCCCGTCTCCTTCCTTTTGGATTGTGACATTCTTTGTGGCGATCTCAACTCTCATACCATACGTCTCATGCTCAGTAATTCAGATGTGGTTCTTCCCCATGTATCACCAAATGGTTCAGTGGATAAGGTATGAGAGGAAGACAAATGGTCCTGAATAA
- the LOC114409697 gene encoding putative phospholipid-transporting ATPase 9 isoform X1, which yields MRGGRRGKIKLQFSKIYSFACGKTIFKREHSKIGGHGHSRVVFCNEPDRFEGGIFNYADNSVRSTKYTVATFLPKSLFEQFRRVANFYFLVAGILAFTKLTPYTAVSAILPLSIIIGATMVKEGIEDWRRKKQDIEVNNRRVKLHEGDGIFKYTEWKNLRVGNIVKIMKDEFFPADLLLISSSYEDAVCYVETMNLDGETNLKIKQGLDVTSSLQEDFKFHDYRAVIKCEDPNANLYSFVGSMEFGEQKYPLSAQQLLLRDSKLRNTDYVFGAVIFTGHDTKVIQNSTDPPSKRSKIEKKMDKIIYFLFCVLFLIAFVGSILFGIATKGDLDNGLMKRWYLRPDSSTIFFDPKRAAAAAIFHFLTALMLYNFFIPISLYFSIEMVKVLQSIFINQDIHMYYEEADKPAIARTSNLNEELGQVDTILSDKTGTLTCNSMEFIKCSVAGVAYGRGVTEVEQAMGRSNGSPIFHEHINGLESKSNEIRDSLDRKEPIKGFNFTDERIMNGNWVNEPYADVIQKFFRLLAICHTAIPEVDEETGNVSYEAESPDEAAFVIAAREVGFKFYKRTQTCLSIYELDPVSGNEVERTYKLLNVIEFNSSRKRMSVIVKDEEGKIFLLCKGADSVMFERLANNGRKFEGKTVEHVREYADTGLRTLVLAYCELDEQEYKEFDDKFSEVKNSVVADQETLIEEVSDKIERNLILLGATAVEDKLQNGVPDCIDKLAQAKIKIWVLTGDKMETAINIGFSCRLLRQGMKQIIIHLEIPDIQALEKVGDKMAIAKASRESVHHQISEAAQLLSASRGTCQTSALIIDGKSLTYALEDNMKNMFLELASHCASVICCRSSPKQKALVTRLVKYGTGKTTLAIGDGANDVGMLQEADVGIGISGVEGMQAVMSSDIAIAQFRYLERLLLVHGHWCYRRMSSMICYFFYKNITFGFTLFLYEVYASFSGQPAYNDWFLSLYSVFFSSLPVIALGVLDQDVSARYCLKFPILYQEGVQNVLFSWRLILSWMLNGFISATMIFFFCTKAIEPQAFNEEGRTAGRDMLAVTMYTCVVWVVNLQMALAIRYFTLIKHIFIWGSIAYWYLFLMVYGAMPPNISTNVYKVFIETLAPSPSFWIVTFFVAISTLIPYVSCSVIQMWFFPMYHQMVQWIRYERKTNGPE from the exons ATGAGGGGTGGGAGGAGGGGTAAGATAAAGCTTCAGTTTAGCAAGATCTACTCATTTGCTTGTGGTAAAACAATCTTCAAGAGGGAACATTCAAAGATTGGGGGACATGGTCATTCCAGGGTGGTTTTCTGCAATGAACCAGATAGATTTGAGGGAGGGATTTTCAATTATGCTGATAATTCTGTTAGGTCCACAAAGTATACTGTTGCCACTTTCTTGCCCAAGTCACTGTTTGAGCAGTTTAGGAGGGTGGCTAATTTCTACTTCTTGGTGGCTGGCATCTTGGCCTTCACAAAGCTTACTCCTTATACTGCCGTCAGTGCTATCCTACCTCTGTCTATCATCATCGGGGCAACTATGGTGAAAGAGGGTATTGAAGATTGGCGCAGGAAAAAGCAG GACATCGAGGTGAACAATAGAAGAGTTAAGTTGCATGAAGGTGATGGCATTTTCAAATATACTGAATGGAAGAATCTGAGAGTAGGGAATATAGTAAAGATAATGAAGGATGAATTCTTCCCTGCTGACCTCCTACTGATTTCCTCCAGTTATGAGGATGCAGTTTGCTATGTTGAGACCATGAACTTGGATGGTGAGACAAACTTGAAGATAAAACAAGGGCTGGATGTAACTTCTTCCTTACAGGAGGACTTCAAATTCCATGATTATAGAGCCGTCATCAAATGTGAAGACCCAAATGCAAATTTGTATTCATTTGTTGGGAGCATGGAGTTTGGAGAGCAAAAATATCCTCTTTCTGCCCAACAACTTCTTCTGAGAGACTCTAAGCTTCGTAATACAGACTATGTGTTTGGAGCAGTCATCTTTACTGGTCATGACACAAAGGTTATCCAAAACTCCACTGATCCCCCTTCAAAAAGAAGCAAAATTGAGAAGAAGATGGATAAGATTATATActtcttgttttgtgttttatttCTAATTGCATTTGTTGGATCTATTCTCTTTGGCATTGCAACCAAAGGTGACCTTGACAATGGGTTAATGAAAAGATGGTATCTAAGACCAGATAgttccacaattttttttgatCCAAAAAGAGCAGCTGCAGCtgctatatttcattttttaacagCCTTGATGTTGTACAACTTCTTCATTCCTATCTCCTTGTATTTCTCAATAGAGATGGTCAAAGTCcttcagagcatcttcatcaatCAAGATATCCACATGTACTATGAAGAAGCTGACAAACCAGCCATTGCCCGTACTTCAAACTTGAATGAGGAACTTGGCCAAGTTGATACAATACTTTCCGATAAAACTGGAACTCTGACCTGCAACTCAATGGAGTTCATCAAATGTTCTGTTGCTGGGGTAGCTTATGGCCGTGGTGTGACAGAGGTCGAGCAAGCCATGGGTAGAAGTAATGGTTCACCTATTTTTCATGAGCATATTAATGGattagaatcaaaatcaaatgaaatcAGGGACTCTCTTGATAGAAAAGAACCTATCAAAGGTTTTAACTTTACAGATGAAAGGATAATGAATGGAAACTGGGTTAATGAGCCTTATGCAGATGTTATACAGAAATTTTTCCGCTTATTGGCAATTTGTCATACTGCCATACCAGAAGTGGATGAAGAAACAGGAAATGTCTCATATGAGGCTGAATCTCCAGATGAAGCAGCATTTGTAATTGCTGCAAGAGAAGTTGGTTTTAAATTCTACAAAAGGACTCAGACTTGTTTGTCAATATATGAGTTGGATCCAGTTTCTGGCAATGAAGTTGAAAG GACATACAAGCTTCTTAATGTTATAGAATTCAATAGCTCAAGGAAGCGAATGTCAGTGATAGTGAAAGATGAAGAAGGGAAAATTTTTCTACTCTGTAAAGGTGCTGACAG TGTCATGTTTGAAAGGCTTGCAAACAATGGGAGGAAGTTTGAAGGGAAAACTGTGGAACATGTGCGTGAATATGCTGACACAGGTCTAAGGACCCTAGTACTTGCCTATTGCGAACTTGATGAACAAGAATACAAGGAGTTCGATGATAAATTTTCTGAAGTAAAAAATTCTGTCGTCGCAGATCAGGAAACTCTGATTGAAGAAGTATCGGATAAGATTGAGAGGAATCTAATCCTTCTGGGTGCCACTGCTGTAGAGGACAAGCTCCAAAATGGG GTTCCTGATTGTATCGACAAGCTTGCCCAAGCTAAGATTAAGATTTGGGTTTTGACTGGGGATAAAATGGAGACTGCCATCAATATTGG TTTCTCTTGTCGCTTGCTTAGACAAGGAATGAAACAGATTATAATTCATTTGGAGATTCCAGATATTCAAGCATTAGAAAAGGTTGGAGACAAGATGGCTATTGCCaag GCATCAAGGGAAAGTGTGCATCATCAGATATCTGAAGCTGCTCAACTGCTTTCAGCATCCAGAGGGACCTGCCAGACATCTGCTCTGATAATTGATGGAAAATCACTTACTTATGCTCTAGAGGATAATATGAAGAACATGTTTCTAGAGCTTGCAAGTCATTGTGCGTCTGTTATCTGCTGTCGCTCATCGCCAAAGCAGAAGGCTCTG GTTACTAGACTGGTCAAATATGGAACTGGTAAAACAACATTAGCTATTGGTGATGGAGCTAATGATGTTGGAATGCTTCAAGAAGCAGATGTAGGGATTGGAATCAGTGGTGTCGAAGGAATGCAG GCCGTTATGTCTAGTGATATTGCAATTGCACAGTTCCGGTATTTGGAAAGATTACTTCTTGTACATGGACATTGGTGTTACCGGAGGATGTCATCAATG ATATGCTATTTTTTCTACAAGAATATCACATTTGGCTTCACTCTATTCTTGTATGAGGTGTATGCATCATTCTCCGGACAGCCTGCATATAATGACTGGTTTTTGTCTCTCTATAGTGTCTTCTTTTCATCACTTCCTGTGATTGCCCTTGGGGTCCTTGACCAGGATGTATCTGCCAGGTACTGTCTGAAG TTTCCTATTCTATACCAAGAAGGTGTGCAAAATGTCCTCTTTAGCTGGCGTCTGATACTTAGCTGGATGCTTAATGGATTTATTAGTGCCACAATGATATTCTTCTTCTGCACAAAAGCGATTGAGCCACAGGCCTTTAATGAGGAGGGAAGAACTGCTGGAAGGGATATGCTGGCCGTGACGATGTACACTTGTGTGGTCTGGGTTGTGAACTTGCAGATGGCGCTTGCTATACGTTACTTCACCTTgataaaacatattttcatcTGGGGTTCCATTGCTTACTGGTATCTTTTCCTCATGGTATATGGAGCAATGCCTCCAAACATTTCCACAAATGTTTACAAAGTCTTCATCGAAACTCTTGCCCCGTCTCCTTCCTTTTGGATTGTGACATTCTTTGTGGCGATCTCAACTCTCATACCATACGTCTCATGCTCAGTAATTCAGATGTGGTTCTTCCCCATGTATCACCAAATGGTTCAGTGGATAAGGTATGAGAGGAAGACAAATGGTCCTGAATAA